In a single window of the Rhopalosiphum padi isolate XX-2018 chromosome 1, ASM2088224v1, whole genome shotgun sequence genome:
- the LOC132930128 gene encoding probable peptidyl-tRNA hydrolase 2 has protein sequence METSGTTNIPKNAESNIQTVENKNKQDQQRSTEKEKLVRELTDMGFSKSLVLQIVNNAGDVPKALIVEQLLTSNPGPSENIPVVEDDGDQLWEDVTVANKMVIVINTGLKMSVGKIASQAAHAALGLYEVIKERTDLSSDLISWNEQGSRKIVVEANNTNQLIKVCSEGKIHKIPFFCVHDAGLTEVEPNSFTALAFFGSDQELKPVTGKLRLLK, from the exons atggaAACGAGCGGAACAACTAATATTCCGAAAAACGCCGAAAGTAATATCCAGACTGtcgaaaacaaaaacaaacaagATCAACAAAGATCGACGGAAAAAGAAAAACTTGTACGAGAACTAACAGATATGGGCTTTTCCAAATCACTAGTAttacaa ATTGTTAATAATGCTGGTGATGTACCTAAAGCCTTAATTGTTGAACAACTGTTAACCTCAAACCCAGGACCTAGCGAAAATATACCTGTTGTAGAAGATGATGGGGATCAATTATGGGAAGATGTTACTGTTGCTAATAAAATGGTAATCGTTATAAACACTGGATTGAAAATGAGTGTGGGGAAGATTGCTTCACAa GCTGCTCATGCTGCATTGGGCTTGTATGAAGTGATTAAAGAACGTACAGATTTAAGCTCTGATTTAATTAGTTGGAATGAACAAGG aAGTCGAAAAATTGTTGTTGAAGCAAACAACACTAATCAACTTATTAAAGTATGTTCAGAGGGTAAAATACACAAGATTCCATTTTTCTGTGTCCACGACGCAGGTTTAACCGAAGTAGAACCCAACTCATTCACTGCATTGGCTTTTTTTGGATCTGATCAAGAACTCAAGCCTGTAACCGGAAAACTTAGACTACtaaaatga